In Spirosoma aureum, a single genomic region encodes these proteins:
- a CDS encoding RagB/SusD family nutrient uptake outer membrane protein encodes MKTINIWSIIGLAALLNTGCEKILQENPQSQIVPSYFNSPSGVLGGIAGVYNDIRGQWGTEGFTVEMQAGTDEFIQGASSGGVPPYTYNGLNGSNFGSAWGVAFQDINTLNGVLKYGQTIDLPEATRKQYLAQAKFLRGFWYFYLVQTWGDVPLSTEFITVPSQAASRQPVAQVYELIIKDLSEAAADLPNQPTAPFLGKAATKPVAQLLLAKAYLTRGWLNNTAADFTQAASLCADIIANKSTYGLDLWQDYGDAFVPANDYGKETMFVSDHMLDPKYGYYKVGAAEGGGFANNLSPWFTNWNYPNNSGINSFKSATGAYVNSGTSLMIRDSQYGRPYTRMRPNSDKLKTGANAGKNYFLDQAFTNRTIDSRFINSFYTVYIANTSVTNTPTAANNSRGIGYTTVVGADTAVWLPDFEVAGAPQFVGTRPFKGLVVPPSLWDNGIFPALKKFMDPSRGANFNDPSTRPCVLYRFSDVYLTGAEAYLKAGDATKAAALLNTVRQRAAFRKTNTAAQNAAAATAMAITAADVTVDFILDERTRELFGEWQRWHDLVRTRSLVRRVKAWNPEAAPYIQDFHMLRPIPQSQIDRVVEGPKFPQNPGY; translated from the coding sequence ATGAAAACAATAAATATCTGGTCCATCATTGGCCTGGCTGCCTTGCTTAACACAGGCTGCGAAAAAATATTACAGGAGAATCCACAGTCCCAAATTGTTCCTTCCTATTTCAATAGTCCATCCGGCGTATTAGGCGGCATTGCCGGCGTGTACAACGATATCCGTGGCCAGTGGGGTACTGAAGGCTTCACAGTAGAAATGCAGGCAGGCACCGACGAATTCATCCAGGGAGCCAGTAGCGGAGGAGTTCCACCCTATACATATAATGGGTTAAATGGAAGTAATTTCGGTTCGGCCTGGGGCGTAGCTTTTCAGGATATCAACACGCTGAATGGTGTACTCAAGTACGGTCAAACAATCGACCTTCCAGAAGCTACCCGTAAGCAATACCTGGCCCAGGCCAAGTTTTTGCGGGGGTTCTGGTACTTTTATCTGGTACAAACCTGGGGTGACGTACCGCTCAGTACTGAATTTATTACAGTACCCTCCCAGGCAGCCTCACGTCAGCCTGTAGCGCAGGTTTATGAGTTGATTATCAAAGATTTATCTGAAGCTGCCGCTGATTTGCCCAACCAACCTACAGCCCCATTCTTAGGAAAAGCCGCCACCAAACCCGTAGCTCAGTTGCTGCTGGCAAAGGCCTATTTAACCCGTGGATGGCTCAATAATACGGCCGCTGATTTTACGCAGGCGGCTTCCCTTTGCGCCGACATCATTGCCAATAAATCCACCTACGGGCTAGATTTGTGGCAGGATTACGGCGATGCGTTTGTACCGGCTAACGATTACGGCAAAGAAACCATGTTTGTCAGTGATCACATGCTCGACCCGAAATATGGCTACTATAAGGTCGGCGCTGCGGAAGGGGGTGGATTTGCCAATAACTTGTCTCCCTGGTTCACGAACTGGAATTATCCCAACAATAGTGGCATCAACTCCTTCAAAAGTGCTACGGGAGCTTACGTGAATAGTGGAACCTCCCTGATGATCCGGGATTCGCAGTACGGTCGTCCCTATACGCGTATGCGTCCCAACAGCGACAAGTTGAAAACAGGGGCCAATGCCGGCAAGAACTATTTTCTGGATCAGGCCTTTACGAATCGGACTATTGATTCACGGTTTATAAATTCGTTCTATACGGTTTATATTGCCAATACGTCTGTTACCAATACGCCTACAGCTGCCAATAACAGCCGGGGAATCGGTTACACGACCGTTGTGGGAGCGGATACCGCTGTCTGGTTACCTGATTTTGAAGTAGCGGGAGCCCCACAATTCGTAGGTACAAGACCGTTTAAAGGGTTAGTTGTACCGCCCAGCTTATGGGATAACGGAATTTTTCCGGCTTTGAAGAAATTCATGGACCCCAGCCGGGGTGCCAACTTCAACGATCCATCGACCCGGCCCTGTGTGCTCTATCGCTTTTCGGATGTGTACCTGACCGGTGCCGAAGCCTACCTGAAAGCAGGTGATGCCACTAAAGCGGCTGCGCTACTGAACACAGTCAGACAACGGGCCGCTTTCCGGAAAACCAATACGGCCGCTCAAAATGCAGCCGCTGCAACGGCTATGGCCATTACCGCGGCCGATGTAACCGTAGACTTTATTCTGGATGAGCGTACCCGCGAATTATTCGGTGAATGGCAACGGTGGCATGATCTGGTTCGTACCCGTTCGCTGGTACGACGGGTGAAAGCCTGGAATCCTGAGGCAGCCCCATACATACAGGATTTTCATATGCTGAGACCTATTCCGCAATCACAAATCGACAGGGTAGTTGAAGGTCCCAAGTTTCCGCAAAATCCTGGTTATTAG
- a CDS encoding ligand-binding sensor domain-containing protein, with the protein MWFGTKFGLSRFDGKTFTTFTKDRNGLDFDDIHAIAQDANGLLWLMGPYHEARIAIFNPLTSKPVAFKDIRYAQQDTAFVHEAVGLLSGHDGTIFLTNFRSAKLTVYQPTKGVRSVSLPQFKTLGSFQSTDENTVWCIADDRHIVELTPDGRVLHQFSHGQGDEISWHFGQRNAGIEFFYSVYNPAKGGKRLFYSIDEQGQRQQWPSALIDAMARYTGAICYPLNRNGLLWDGITLRDSNNRTLLTITDQTAGETIENRSFYRDRSGLLWLGTSFGVYQVKLTPNYFHRLFYQPGNKGDQVAAIRGITVLGDQVFANQEKFGLYSVPWQGGVPKKAYGNRFFAYGLAQDRQGKLFKGDVNQVVHYDPSTGSTTTIPLPIDSEAWALYPWNSDQWLVGTPKGLRLINPQNRQATQFNQYNQFTELAQGHILHIAPDRQGTIWICATTGLYTIDPIKGITARYWSGGKGRFYLPADNYQHFYADKQGIYWLATGKCRPDSLGSEGASVPTISTLRGVIQRQHLCRLCRWARASLA; encoded by the coding sequence ATGTGGTTCGGCACCAAGTTTGGTCTTAGCCGCTTCGATGGAAAGACATTCACTACGTTCACTAAAGATCGCAACGGACTCGATTTTGACGATATTCATGCTATCGCACAAGATGCCAATGGTTTGTTATGGTTAATGGGGCCTTACCATGAAGCGCGGATAGCCATATTTAACCCGTTGACGAGTAAGCCGGTTGCTTTTAAAGACATACGTTATGCCCAACAGGATACCGCTTTCGTTCATGAAGCGGTAGGTCTGTTAAGTGGTCATGATGGTACTATCTTCTTAACGAACTTTCGCTCGGCTAAACTCACCGTTTACCAACCAACTAAGGGCGTGCGTTCTGTTTCTCTACCTCAGTTTAAAACACTGGGTAGCTTTCAGTCGACGGACGAAAATACGGTCTGGTGCATTGCCGATGATCGACATATTGTTGAATTGACCCCCGACGGCCGTGTGCTGCATCAGTTTTCTCATGGGCAGGGCGATGAGATCAGCTGGCATTTCGGCCAGCGAAATGCGGGAATCGAGTTTTTCTATTCGGTTTATAACCCGGCAAAAGGTGGTAAACGATTGTTTTACAGTATCGATGAACAGGGGCAGCGGCAGCAGTGGCCATCGGCCCTGATCGATGCAATGGCTCGCTATACGGGCGCGATCTGCTATCCATTGAACCGGAATGGTCTACTATGGGATGGCATCACGCTGCGTGACTCCAACAACCGAACGCTGCTAACCATTACCGACCAGACTGCTGGCGAAACCATTGAGAATCGTAGTTTTTACCGGGATCGGAGCGGTCTGCTTTGGTTAGGGACCAGCTTTGGTGTCTACCAGGTTAAATTAACGCCAAACTACTTCCACCGTTTGTTTTATCAGCCAGGCAACAAAGGCGATCAGGTAGCGGCCATTCGGGGTATCACGGTACTGGGCGATCAGGTATTTGCCAATCAGGAAAAGTTTGGTCTCTATTCGGTTCCGTGGCAAGGGGGTGTACCTAAAAAAGCATACGGAAATCGTTTTTTTGCTTATGGTTTAGCGCAGGATCGGCAGGGAAAACTGTTTAAAGGAGATGTCAATCAGGTGGTTCACTATGACCCATCGACGGGTAGTACTACCACTATTCCCCTACCCATCGACTCGGAAGCCTGGGCACTATATCCCTGGAATTCTGACCAGTGGCTGGTGGGTACGCCAAAAGGACTTAGACTGATAAATCCCCAAAACCGACAGGCAACCCAGTTTAATCAATACAATCAATTTACGGAACTGGCGCAGGGCCATATTCTCCACATCGCTCCTGACCGGCAGGGCACCATCTGGATTTGCGCGACGACCGGATTGTATACCATAGACCCGATAAAAGGCATTACTGCCCGCTACTGGAGCGGGGGTAAAGGTCGTTTTTACCTGCCCGCCGACAATTATCAGCATTTTTATGCCGATAAGCAGGGAATTTACTGGCTGGCCACAGGAAAATGCCGGCCTGATTCGCTGGGATCGGAGGGCGCATCTGTACCGACAATTTCGACGCTCCGAGGGGTTATCCAACGACAACATCTATGCCGTCTATGCCGATGGGCGAGGGCATCTCTGGCTTAG
- a CDS encoding TonB-dependent receptor, translating into MKISSLQILLALTLTNVGFALDGKAQELLSRRVSISAQNEDVEVTIRRIEKQTSVQFLFSREIIQSKRKVNYQAKNEQLSQVLDHILTPLNLSYDVVGQQIVIKRYASPITQPQQNASSELNTEAAVDKQLTGRVTGENGESLPGVNIQIKNTTRGTTSDGDGNYKLSIPDEASTVLVFSFIGFATQEVTVGNRSVINVTLVADDKTLNEVVVVGYGTQRKRDVTGSVVSVNETTLREVPAPNLVSQLKGRAAGVSIISNGSTPGSQGQIRIRGNRTLTTSSGSSDGLDGPLVVVDGIPYGGLNDINPDDIANLEILKDASATAIYGSRGSGGVILITTKRGKIGKPVFSYDGYHGVTNIMGKFNVMNGPEYAQFKDDATKYNRTSPGTTAYPLTQKEKDALAAGISTDWQDLLYKQGFNTNHQLSMVGGVENTQYSLGLGYFNETGIIPSQKFERYTIRATIDQRVGKRIKIGLNTLNTLTYTNTPGGGGIPGGLVRTTPLAAPYNADGTVNLFPAEGSIDAAGVSPLTIITKTDSYLGRTRSLRTFNSIYAEVNLLPGLRYRMNAGLNYSQSNYNGYNGPLTYFNSATVQSSSNAEISNTEYWDINLQHLLYYDKTFGKHKLGFTGLYEITKNHSLGSRFTITGVPADYIKTSNFSLASGTPVANSDFGNSFSETGLLSYMGRVNYSYNDRYLLTLTLRRDGSSTLSPGNQYFNYPAIGAGWNIIEEGFMKGAPFISNLKLRGSWGLSGNRNVGAYATLGALSAGYYNFGTSTAGQQLAYTVTSLPATGLGWQSTSQVDLGIDFGFLNNRITGSVDWYHQQTKDILLSVPLPPSNGAGSTLKNLGRTEGKGLETALTVDIFRNPKGFNWSADITYFFNREKITQLTTPTELSNLGAGWFVGQPLSVIFDYKKIGIWQTSDKENGTLAKQTSPVQFPGQIRVEDVNGDGKIDPADRQILGNFQPNWEGGITNRFSFKNFDLSIVTFARMGMKVIVPYLTGNSTGSGGFAFYNQGRVNQIKTDYWTETNPTNAFPAPDAGSAVAYFGSTLGYYDGSFIKVRSINLGYTFSSTMIKKIGMNSARIYFNATNPLILYSPLVSQKLAVDPEGNSYASGQSTLNPQGASDRGTPERQIAVNLNNPPVRQFTLGVNLKF; encoded by the coding sequence ATGAAAATTTCAAGCCTGCAAATCTTACTTGCACTTACCCTAACTAATGTAGGCTTTGCCCTTGACGGCAAAGCGCAGGAGCTTTTAAGTCGACGAGTCAGTATCTCAGCCCAGAATGAGGATGTTGAGGTGACGATCCGGCGAATTGAAAAACAGACAAGCGTTCAATTTTTATTCAGCCGGGAAATCATTCAATCGAAACGAAAAGTTAATTACCAGGCAAAAAATGAACAGCTTTCGCAGGTATTGGATCATATCCTGACGCCACTTAATCTGAGCTATGATGTTGTAGGTCAGCAGATTGTAATTAAAAGGTACGCTTCGCCAATAACGCAGCCTCAGCAAAACGCTTCCAGCGAACTCAACACGGAGGCCGCTGTGGACAAACAGCTGACTGGCCGGGTCACCGGTGAAAATGGCGAAAGTTTACCCGGCGTAAATATTCAAATAAAGAATACGACACGCGGAACAACTTCAGACGGTGATGGTAATTACAAACTTTCCATTCCGGATGAGGCCAGTACTGTGCTTGTTTTCTCCTTCATAGGCTTTGCTACGCAGGAGGTGACCGTAGGAAATCGCTCGGTTATTAATGTCACACTGGTTGCCGATGACAAAACACTCAATGAAGTGGTCGTGGTCGGGTACGGCACCCAACGTAAACGGGATGTTACGGGTTCGGTGGTTTCGGTTAATGAAACAACCCTACGGGAAGTGCCCGCACCTAACCTAGTCAGCCAGTTAAAAGGCCGGGCAGCGGGGGTCTCGATTATCAGTAATGGCTCAACACCTGGTTCACAGGGACAGATTAGAATCAGAGGTAACCGAACACTAACAACCAGCTCTGGCTCAAGCGATGGACTGGATGGGCCATTGGTTGTGGTCGATGGGATACCGTATGGTGGACTCAATGACATAAATCCGGATGATATCGCGAACCTCGAAATTTTGAAAGATGCCTCTGCTACAGCCATTTACGGATCGAGGGGATCGGGGGGCGTTATTCTAATCACGACCAAACGGGGAAAAATCGGAAAGCCTGTATTCAGTTACGACGGCTACCACGGTGTAACGAACATCATGGGTAAATTTAATGTGATGAATGGTCCGGAATATGCTCAGTTTAAAGACGATGCGACCAAGTATAACCGCACCAGCCCGGGCACGACCGCCTATCCGCTTACGCAGAAAGAAAAAGATGCCTTAGCGGCCGGTATTTCAACCGACTGGCAGGATTTGCTTTACAAACAAGGCTTCAACACCAACCATCAGTTAAGTATGGTGGGAGGAGTGGAAAATACACAGTATTCGCTGGGTCTGGGATATTTTAATGAGACAGGTATTATTCCTAGCCAAAAGTTTGAACGCTATACCATCCGGGCGACGATCGACCAGCGCGTTGGTAAGCGTATTAAGATTGGTTTGAACACATTGAATACACTTACCTATACCAATACGCCGGGTGGTGGTGGGATTCCAGGCGGTTTGGTGCGTACAACGCCATTGGCAGCGCCTTATAATGCCGACGGTACGGTGAACCTGTTCCCGGCAGAAGGCTCCATTGATGCGGCCGGAGTAAGCCCACTAACGATCATCACCAAAACCGATTCGTATCTGGGCCGTACCCGGTCATTGCGAACCTTTAATAGTATATACGCAGAGGTGAACCTTTTACCCGGTTTGCGCTATCGGATGAATGCCGGGTTGAATTACAGCCAGTCGAACTACAATGGCTATAATGGGCCACTGACCTATTTTAACTCGGCCACGGTTCAGTCGTCGTCTAATGCTGAAATAAGTAACACGGAATACTGGGACATCAACCTCCAGCACCTGTTGTATTATGATAAAACGTTCGGGAAACATAAACTGGGCTTTACCGGGTTGTATGAAATTACGAAAAACCATTCACTGGGTAGCCGATTTACGATAACGGGGGTTCCAGCCGATTACATCAAGACGTCTAATTTCTCACTGGCTTCCGGGACACCAGTTGCCAATTCTGACTTTGGTAACTCCTTCTCGGAAACCGGTTTGCTTTCTTACATGGGTCGTGTGAATTATAGCTACAATGATCGCTATTTGTTAACCTTGACCCTGAGACGGGATGGCTCTTCGACCCTATCGCCGGGTAACCAGTATTTCAACTATCCGGCTATTGGCGCTGGCTGGAATATTATCGAGGAAGGCTTTATGAAAGGAGCCCCTTTCATCTCAAACCTGAAACTGCGGGGTAGCTGGGGATTATCCGGAAATAGAAACGTAGGCGCTTACGCGACACTGGGAGCCTTGTCGGCCGGCTATTACAATTTTGGTACGAGTACTGCCGGTCAGCAGCTAGCGTACACGGTTACCAGTCTGCCCGCTACCGGTTTGGGTTGGCAGTCGACCTCCCAGGTGGATCTTGGTATTGACTTCGGCTTTCTGAATAACCGCATTACAGGTTCGGTCGATTGGTATCACCAGCAAACCAAAGATATTTTGCTGTCGGTGCCACTACCTCCCAGCAATGGAGCCGGCTCGACGTTGAAAAATCTGGGACGAACGGAAGGAAAAGGGCTGGAGACCGCATTGACAGTCGATATTTTCAGGAACCCGAAAGGCTTCAACTGGAGTGCCGATATAACGTACTTCTTTAACCGGGAGAAAATTACGCAGCTCACAACACCAACTGAACTGTCCAATTTAGGAGCAGGATGGTTTGTGGGACAACCCCTCTCTGTCATTTTCGACTACAAAAAAATTGGCATCTGGCAGACATCAGATAAAGAAAATGGTACGTTGGCCAAACAAACCTCACCCGTTCAGTTCCCCGGTCAGATTCGAGTGGAAGATGTGAATGGAGATGGGAAGATTGATCCTGCTGATCGGCAGATTCTGGGAAATTTCCAGCCCAACTGGGAGGGAGGCATCACCAACCGGTTTAGCTTCAAAAACTTTGATCTGTCTATTGTAACCTTTGCCCGAATGGGGATGAAAGTAATCGTGCCTTACCTAACCGGTAACTCTACGGGTTCGGGCGGTTTTGCATTCTACAATCAGGGCCGGGTAAATCAGATCAAAACCGATTATTGGACAGAAACGAATCCGACCAATGCCTTCCCGGCGCCCGATGCTGGTAGTGCAGTCGCTTATTTCGGCTCTACGTTAGGTTATTACGACGGTTCGTTCATCAAAGTCAGGAGTATCAACCTGGGCTACACCTTTTCCAGCACGATGATCAAAAAAATCGGGATGAATTCAGCCCGGATTTATTTCAATGCGACCAATCCGTTAATACTTTATTCGCCATTGGTTAGCCAGAAACTGGCTGTCGATCCAGAAGGCAATAGCTATGCCAGTGGTCAGTCGACCCTGAATCCGCAGGGTGCCAGCGATCGCGGTACGCCGGAGCGTCAGATCGCTGTGAACCTGAACAACCCGCCCGTACGGCAATTCACGCTTGGGGTAAATCTTAAATTCTAA
- a CDS encoding FecR family protein produces MTLPPDHFSSVDDFLENDAFRTWVRERRPEDQLYWQQWLAQYPEKRDLYEQAVATLLVLQGKQAAISDQFVKEHTEKILDQLTPATTPIKPLFSGHWGRWAAAAAVVALIIWWQIGSPIPEQIAVFNKQVEQPVQDAGWKIVKNVTGQPLVILLPDNSSVLLSTGSQLRFHKQNTHTLREVYLQGEGFFEVTKNPARPFIVYTTNLTTKVLGTSFQVRSFDKETAVYVKVKTGKVSVTPIDSPDKTVLLTRNEQLSFETKTDKVVKQDFSPSKEISSTIVNQQFSFEFTPVSDVFAQLESSYNMPIQYDRHLLTKCTFTGQLNDVPFLEKIRLICLTIESTFDVVDNQVIIHSRGCN; encoded by the coding sequence ATGACGCTGCCGCCCGACCATTTTTCAAGTGTTGACGATTTCTTAGAAAACGACGCCTTTCGGACGTGGGTTCGTGAAAGGCGGCCGGAAGATCAGTTGTACTGGCAACAATGGCTGGCCCAGTATCCCGAAAAAAGGGACCTCTACGAACAGGCCGTAGCTACCTTACTGGTACTTCAGGGAAAGCAGGCTGCAATTTCAGACCAATTCGTAAAAGAACATACCGAAAAAATTCTGGATCAGCTTACGCCAGCGACTACCCCAATAAAACCTTTATTTAGTGGGCATTGGGGGCGATGGGCTGCTGCGGCAGCAGTAGTTGCTCTTATAATCTGGTGGCAAATAGGTAGCCCCATTCCCGAACAGATAGCGGTATTCAACAAACAGGTAGAGCAGCCTGTACAGGATGCCGGCTGGAAAATTGTAAAGAATGTAACGGGCCAGCCTCTGGTCATTCTGCTGCCAGATAACTCCTCCGTATTGCTATCGACAGGAAGTCAGCTACGTTTTCATAAACAAAACACGCATACGCTTCGGGAAGTGTATTTACAGGGAGAAGGGTTTTTCGAAGTGACTAAAAATCCGGCCAGACCTTTCATTGTTTACACAACCAATCTGACCACTAAAGTGCTGGGAACCAGTTTCCAGGTACGTTCTTTCGACAAGGAAACGGCGGTTTATGTCAAGGTGAAGACGGGTAAAGTTTCGGTTACTCCCATTGATTCACCCGACAAAACGGTTCTGCTGACAAGAAACGAACAACTCAGTTTTGAAACGAAAACAGATAAGGTCGTCAAGCAGGATTTTAGTCCATCGAAAGAAATTTCGTCAACCATTGTCAACCAGCAGTTTAGCTTCGAATTCACGCCAGTATCGGACGTATTTGCTCAACTGGAATCCAGCTATAACATGCCTATTCAGTATGATCGGCACTTGCTTACCAAATGCACATTTACCGGGCAACTTAACGATGTTCCTTTTCTGGAGAAAATCAGACTTATCTGTCTAACCATTGAATCTACCTTTGACGTTGTTGATAACCAGGTGATTATTCATAGCCGCGGGTGTAATTAA
- a CDS encoding RNA polymerase sigma factor, which translates to MIFQPQDQALWQAYRAGDKQALGLLAERYYGVLKHYGLKFMVEESIVEDCIQELFLQLWQNRLQINETESVKHYLLKSIRNHIIQHLRAQKRLKYEELDWDTSVAEDVDSETLLIRQESLVNMTKLIQDQLAALPAREREALYLRYYENLSIPEIAEVMNVNRQSVSNFLQKALNKLRSQWLVHVFPVICIFFQKNFL; encoded by the coding sequence ATGATTTTTCAGCCACAGGACCAAGCGCTATGGCAAGCCTATCGCGCAGGTGATAAACAGGCATTAGGTTTACTGGCCGAACGCTATTATGGCGTACTGAAACACTATGGGCTAAAATTTATGGTTGAAGAATCGATCGTAGAGGACTGCATACAGGAATTGTTTTTACAGCTCTGGCAAAATCGATTACAGATAAATGAAACGGAGTCAGTTAAGCATTATTTACTAAAATCAATCCGGAACCATATCATTCAGCATCTCCGCGCTCAAAAACGGTTAAAATACGAAGAACTGGACTGGGATACGTCGGTCGCTGAGGATGTTGACTCAGAAACATTATTGATTCGTCAGGAGTCATTGGTCAATATGACGAAACTGATTCAGGATCAACTGGCAGCCTTGCCAGCCCGCGAGCGGGAAGCTTTATATCTACGTTATTACGAAAATCTATCCATACCGGAGATCGCCGAAGTAATGAACGTAAACCGCCAATCAGTCTCCAATTTTCTCCAGAAAGCACTTAATAAGCTTCGGAGCCAATGGCTTGTCCACGTATTTCCGGTGATTTGTATTTTTTTTCAAAAAAATTTCCTTTGA